GGCGATCGTCAGGCCCGAGAGGGCGACGCGGGCGCGGGCGCCCGGCGGCTCGTTCATCTGGCCGAACACCAGCGCGACCTTCGAGCCCTCCGGGGTCGGGTTGCCGTCGGCATCCTTGGCGATAACGCCCGCGTCGAGGAACTCGTGATAGAGATCGTTGCCCTCACGGGTCCGCTCGCCGACGCCGGCGAACACCGAGGTGCCGCCATGGCCTTTGGCGATGTTGTTGATCAGCTCCTGGATGAGCACGGTCTTGCCCACGCCGGCGCCGCCGAACAGGCCGATCTTGCCGCCCTTCGCATAAGGCGCGAGCAGGTCGATCACCTTGATGCCGGTGACGAGGATCGAGGTCTCCGTCGACTGGTCGATGAACAGGGGGGCATCGGCGTGGATCGGGGCGGTGGTCTCGGCACCGACCGGGCCGCGCTCGTCGATCGGCTCGCCGACGACGTTGAGGATGCGGCCGAGCGTCTTCGGGCCGACGGGCACGCGAATCTGCGAACCGGTGTCGGTTACTTCCTGGCCACGGGTCAGGCCCTCGGTCGCGTCCATCGCGATGGTACGGACGGTCTTCTCGCCAAGGTGCTGGGCGACTTCGAGGACCAGGCGGTTGTCGCCATTCTTGGTCTCGAGCGCGCTCAGGATCGCTGGCAGGTCGCTTTCGAAGGTCACGTCGACGACGGCGCCGATGACCTGGCTGATGCGCCCGACATTGTTGGTGGTGGTAGCCATGATGCGGTTCCTTGCTGGCCTGGTTCGTTAGAGCGCTTCGGCGCCCGAGATGATTTCGACGAGTTCGGTGGTGATCGCGGCCTGGCGGGTCCGGTTGTACTGGATGGTCAGGCGGTTGATCATGTCACCGGCGTTGCGGGTGGCGTTGTCCATCGCGGTCATGCGGCTGCCCTGCTCGGACGCGGCATTCTCCAGCATCGCCCGGAACAGCTGGATCGCCACGTTGCGCGGCAGCAGCTCGGTGAGGATCGCCTCCTCGTCGGGCTCATATTCCACCGCGGCCGACGCCCCCTGGGCGGCGGCGCCCTCGTTGGGAGTCAGCGGAACCGGGATGATCTGCAATTCGGTCGGCTCCTGCACCAGCGCCGACTGGAAGCGGGCGAAGAACAGGTGGGCGACGTCGAACTCGCCTGCCGCATAGCGGGCGATCAGGTCCTCGGACACCTCATGCGCATCGCTGAAGGCGACGTTCTTGATATGGCTCTGATCGACCTGGTGGACGATCTTGCCGGGATAGAGACGGGCGATGACCGCGCGGCCCTTCTTGCCGATCAGGTAGAACTTCACGGTCTTGCCCTCGGCGATGAGGGCGTCGGCGGTCTTGCGCGCCAGGCGGACGATATTGGTGTTGAACGCACCCGCCAGGCCGCGCTCGGAGGTCGCGACCACGAGCAGGTGGACCTGGTCGCTGCCCGTGCCGGCGAGCAGCTTCGGGCTCTGCGGGCCGATCGTCACCTTCGAGGCGAGGCTGGCCATCACCGCGTTCAGGCGCTCCGCATAGGGGCGCCCGGCCTCGGCCGCCTGCTGCGCGCGGCGCAGCTTGGCGGCGGCGACCATCTTCATCGCCTTTGTGATCTTCTGGGTCGACTTCACCGAGGTGATGCGGACCTTCAGGCTCTTCAGACTGGGCATCTACTGTCCGTCTTTCTTCGATGTGCGGCGCCGGATTTATCCGGCGCCGCAAAGAGTTAGGCGAAGGTCTTCACGAAGGCTTCGATGGCGGCCTTGAGCTTGCCCTTGGTGTCGTCCGACAGGTCCTTGGTGTCGCGGATGTCGGCGAGGATCGCGGCGTGCTTGGAACGGAGTTCGCCCAGCAGCGCGGCCTCGAAGCGGACCACCGAGGTAACCGGGAAGGCGTCGAGATAACCGTTCACGCCGGCGAAGATCGACGCCACCTGCTCCTCGAAGGGCAGCGGGTTGAACTGCGGCTGCTTGAGCAGCTCGGTCAGGCGCGCACCGCGGTTGAGCAGCTTCTGGGTCGAGGCGTCGAGGTCCGAACCGAACTGGGCGAAGGCGGCCATTTCGCGATACTGGGCCAGCTCCAGCTTGATCGAGCCGGCGACCTTCTTCATCGCCTTGGTCTGCGCGGCCGAACCGACGCGCGACACCGAGAGGCCGACGTTGATGGCCGGGCGGATGCCCTGGTAGAACAGGTCGGTCTCGAGGAAGATCTGGCCGTCGGTGATCGAGATCACGTTGGTCGGGATGTAGGCCGATACGTCGCCCGCCTGGGTCTCAATGATGGGCAGTGCGGTCAGCGAGCCGTTGCCGTTGGCGTCGTTCATCTTCGCGGCGCGCTCGAGCAGGCGGCTGTGAAGATAGAAGACGTCGCCGGGATAGGCTTCGCGGCCCGGCGGACGGCGCAGCAGCAGCGACATCTGACGATAGGCGACGGCCTGCTTGGAAAGGTCGTCATAGACGATCACGGCGTGCATGCCGTTGTCACGGAAATATTCGCCCATTGCGCAACCGGTATAGGGCGCGAGGAACTGGAGCGGGGCGGGATCCGACGCGGTCGCGGCGACCACGATCGAATATTCCATCGCGCCATTCTCTTCCAGGGTGCGGACCAGCTGGGCGACGGTCGAACGCTTCTGGCCGACCGCGACATAGACGCAGTAGAGCTTCTTCGACTCGTCGGTGCCGGCGTTCGCGCTCTTCTGGTTGATGAAGGTGTCGATCGCGACGGCCGACTTGCCGGTCTGGCGGTCGCCGATGATCAGCTCGCGCTGGCCACGGCCGACCGGCACGAGCGCGTCGAGCGCCTTGAGGCCGGTCTGCACCGGCTCATGCACCGACTTGCGCGGGATGATGCCGGGCGCCTTCACCTCGACGCGGCTGCGCTGGGTGGCGTCGATCGGGCCCTTGCCGTCGATCGGGTTGCCCAGGCCGTCGACCACGCGGCCGAGCAGCCCCTTGCCGACCGGCACGTCCACGATGGTGCCGGTGCGCTTGACGGTGTCGCCTTCCTTGATCTGGGCGTCCGAGCCGAAGATCACGGCGCCGACATTGTCGGCTTCGAGGTTGAGGGCCATGCCCTTGATGCCGTTGGCGAACTCGATCATCTCGCCGGCCTGGACATTGTCGAGGCCGTGGATGCGGGCGATGCCGTCGCCGACCGACAGCACCTGGCCGACTTCGGAGACCTGCGCTTCGCTGCCGAAGCTGGCGATCTGGTCACGGATGACCTTGGAGATTTCTGCGGCGCGGATATCCATGTTCAGCCTTTCATCGCAATCGCGAGGGAGTTCAGTTTGGAGCGGATCGAGCCGTCGATCTGGCGCGAGCCGATCTTGACGATCAGGCCGCCGAGGATGGACGGGTCTACAGTGACGTCGACCGCGACGTCGCGGGCGAGCTGGGTCTTGAGCTTGGCCTTGAGCGCCTTGAGCTGGGTCGCGCTCAGCGGATGCGCCGAGGTTACCTCGGCGGTGGTCTCGCCACGATGGTGGGCGGCGAGCTGGCCGAAGGCGCGGATCACCGCGCCGAGCTGGCCGAGCCGGCGGTTCTGCGCGAGCACGCCGAGGAACTTGGTGGTAAGCGGGTCGACGCCCAGCGCGGCCGCTGCGGCGGCCACCGCCTTCAGCGCGGTCTCGCGCGACACCAGCGGGCTGGTCGTGAGCCGGCGGAAATCCTCCGACTCGGTCAGCGCGCCCTTGAGCGTCTGAAGGCTCGCGGAGACGGCGTCGATCGCCTTCTCGTCACGGGCGAGATCGAACAGGGCGGTCGCATAACGTCCGCTGAGGCTAGCCTGAATACCGCCGGAATTCTCCACGCGCGTCCATTCCCCCAGAGTAGGTTGGGCCATGCGAAAAAGGGGGCGCCGCTAGGCGTCCCCGCATGGTTTCGCGGGCCGGTTAGCAGGGGTGTCCCGATGATGCAAGGCGGTGCGGCCAAAAGATACCGTGTCGTTATAAAGTGGGGCTTTCGACACCGATGACGGAGGATTGGCAGGGTGCTTGGAATCGAAAAGCCGGACCGTCGCCGGCCCGGCTTTCCTCTTCCTCAAATCGGATGCGGCGTCGTTACGCGGCGGCCTTGCTGGGCTCCGCGTCGATCACCGCGCTGGGCTCGACGCCGTCGATCGCGATGCGGCGCGGCTTCTTGTGCTCGGGGATCTCGCGAACTAGCTCGACATTGAGCAGGCCGTTCTCATAGCCCGCGCTCGTCACCTTGATGGTGTCGGCGAGCTGGAAGCGGCGCTCGAACGCCCGCTTGGCGATGCCACGGTGCAGGAATTCGCGCTTGCCATCCTCGGCGGGCTCGCCGGCGCGGCCGATGATGATCAGCATATTGTCCTGGACGGTGACGTCGATCTCGTCGCGGGTGAAGCCGGCGAGGGCCATCTGGATGCGATAGGCGCCGTCACCCGTCTTCTCGATATTGTAGGGCGGGTAGGCGTCGCTGTCGCCGCGCGCGAAGTCGACGAGGCGGTTGAGATTCTCGAAACCGATCGAGGAACGGAGGAGGGGGGCGAAATCGAGAGTGCTACGCATAGTCTGTTTCCTTCAACAAGCGATGTTGACCATGAAGCCCGCGGGTCATCCGCCGGGCCATGCCAGCCGCCCCGAATGGCGACGGCCGACGGATTTCGAGATAGTAAGGCGGTGCGCGGCTTCAAGGGCTTCGTTGACGGATGCGGTTCGCCCGCCTAACCGGGGCCGATGGTCGCCTATCTCGAATTCGAAAAGCCCATCGCGGAGCTCCAGGCCAAGGTCGCCGAGCTTCGCTCCACCGCCGACGCCGGATCGCTCGATATCGAGAGCGAGGTCTCGAAGCTCGAGGCCAAGTCGGAGAAGCTGCTCCGCGACACTTACGGGAAGCTGACGCCCTGGCAGAAGACCCAGGTCGCGCGCCATCCCGAACGGCCGCACTTCAAGGATTATGTCGCGGGTTTCATCAGCGATTTCGTGCCGCTGGCCGGCGACCGCGCCTTTGCCGACGATCAGGCGATCATGGGCGGCCTCGGCCGGCTCGGGGATCGCCGGGTGGTGGTGATCGGCCACGAAAAGGGCAACGATACCGCCTCGCGCATCCGCCACAATTTCGGCATGGCCAAGCCGGAGGGCTATCGCAAGGCGATCCGCCTGATGGAACTGGCCGATCGCTTCGGTCTTCCGGTGGTCAGCCTGGTCGATACGTCGGGCGCCTTTCCCGGCATCCAGGCCGAGGAACGCGGCCAGGCCGAGGCGATCGCCCGCTCGACGGAAGCCTGCCTTGCGCTCGGCGTGCCGATGGTCGCGGCGATCGTCGGCGAGGGCGGTTCGGGCGGCGCCATCGCCGTCGCGGCGGCGAACAAGGTGCTGATGTTCGAGCATGCCGTCTATTCGGTCATCTCGCCGGAGGGCTGCGCCTCGATCCTGTGGCGCACCGGCGACAGGGCGGCCGATGCCGCCGAGGCGATGAAGGTGACCGCTGCCGATCTGGAGAAGCTCGGCGTGGTCGACCGGGTGGTGCCCGAGCCGATCGGCGGCGCGCATCGCGATCCGGCCGCGGCGATCGCCGCCCTGGGTGCGGCGATCGGCCAGGAACTGGACAAGCTGGCCGGCAAGAAGCCCGCCGCGCTGCGCGCTGCGCGGCGGGAGAAGTTCCTGGCGATTGGATGATCGTTACGGTCGGATACGGCGCAATATCCGGATGATCCCGTCGAGATACTGATCTATCACCGCTTCTTCGGCGAAGGGGCGCGCAGATGAGATCATCCTTGGCAATCGCACTGATGTTGGCGGCAAGCTGTCCGATCGTCGGCGAGGCTGCCGCTCCCTCGGGCATGTCGGAAGCGGACAAGCGGGTAGGCGCGGCCTCCCATGCCGACGTCGTCCGGCAATATGGTGGCGCGATGACCGGCCCGGCGGCCGATATGCTGACCCGGGTGGGGCGGCGTGTTGCGGTCGAGGCGCGCCTGTCGCGCACCGGCGACGATTTCACCGTCACCCTGCTCGATACGCCCGAGTTCCAGGCCCTCGCGACCATGGGCGGCTATATCTACGCGACACGAGGGCTGCTCGCGCTGATGAACGACGAGGCCGAACTGGCGGCGGTATTGGGCCATGAGGTCGGCCATGTCGCGAAGCGCCACGTCCGCCTGGGGCAGCAGCGCCAGACGATGTCGAACATCTTCGCGATTTCGATGAGGATCGTCGGCGGAGCGCCGGTGGGCCAGCTGGCCGGCAAGGCGATGGTCGATCTGAACCTGGGATTCGCGCGGGGGGACGAATATGTCGCCGATGATCTCGGCGTGCGCTATCTGGCCGCGGCCGGCTATGATCCTGCCGCCGCCGCAGACGCTTTCGGGGCGATGCAGCGCTATCAGGACAGCATGGCCCGGTTCTCGCTCAGGCAGCCAGGCGAGAAGACCCCCAAGGGTGACCATCCCGAAACCGCCGCGCGCGTCGCCCGTGCCCGGCAGGAGGCGGCGAAGACCGGCAAGCAGGGGCAGGGCGAGCGTAATCGCGCGGCCTATCTCGCCGCGATCGATGGCCTTGCCTATGGCACAAAGGCCGAAGAGGGCTTTTTCGACGGTCATGAATTCAAGCTGCCGCAGCAGCGCATGGCGTTCACCATACCGCCCGACACGCTGGTCACGACCAGCGAGCGTGGCGTGTCGATCACCGCGCGCGGCAGCCAAGCGCAGTTCAGCGAGCAGTGGCTCGAAGGCCCCTTTTCCGGCGCGCCTGATGAGGTGCTCAGCCGAGCGGGCGCGATTCAGCGCTTCCGCATCCAGTCGGCGAAGATCAATGGTCTCGAGGTGCGCTACGCTGCCGGCCTGGGCGAAACGCCAGCGGGGCGGCCGGTGGATATCGACGCCATCGTCTACCGCGATCCCATCCAGCGTCGGATCTACAGCATCACCACATGGGCACCCGAGGGCGCCGGTCTGGGCCCGTTCGCCGCGATGGTCGAAAGCGTGCGATCGATTCCTGCCGGTGAAAGGATCGACCTCCGCCCGCCCCGGTTGAAGATCGTCACCGTCCAGCCCGGAGATACGATCGAGCGGCTCGCCGCGCAGATGGCGGTGCCCGAAGATGGGCTCGCCCAGTTCCTGCTGATCAACGGGCTGGAGCCCGGGGCGGCATTGACGCCCGGCACGTCGGTCAAACTGTTGCAGCGCTGAACTCGATGCGGGGTCGGCGGCTGTCGTAACGGAACCGTTCAGGTCGCAGCTGCTTTATGCACGCGATGGGAGGAATGGTATGAACAAGATCCTGCTGTGGGCCGGCCTGTCGCTATGCGCGGTGCCGCAACTGGCTCTCGCCCAGGTCCAGTCGATTTCGGCCAGCGACAAGAAGGCGGGGGCGGAGGCACATCCCCAACTCGTCCAGCAGTTCGGCGGGGCGATGAAGGGGCCTGCGGCGGACTATGTGACGCGGGTGGGG
The sequence above is drawn from the Rhizorhabdus dicambivorans genome and encodes:
- the atpA gene encoding F0F1 ATP synthase subunit alpha — encoded protein: MDIRAAEISKVIRDQIASFGSEAQVSEVGQVLSVGDGIARIHGLDNVQAGEMIEFANGIKGMALNLEADNVGAVIFGSDAQIKEGDTVKRTGTIVDVPVGKGLLGRVVDGLGNPIDGKGPIDATQRSRVEVKAPGIIPRKSVHEPVQTGLKALDALVPVGRGQRELIIGDRQTGKSAVAIDTFINQKSANAGTDESKKLYCVYVAVGQKRSTVAQLVRTLEENGAMEYSIVVAATASDPAPLQFLAPYTGCAMGEYFRDNGMHAVIVYDDLSKQAVAYRQMSLLLRRPPGREAYPGDVFYLHSRLLERAAKMNDANGNGSLTALPIIETQAGDVSAYIPTNVISITDGQIFLETDLFYQGIRPAINVGLSVSRVGSAAQTKAMKKVAGSIKLELAQYREMAAFAQFGSDLDASTQKLLNRGARLTELLKQPQFNPLPFEEQVASIFAGVNGYLDAFPVTSVVRFEAALLGELRSKHAAILADIRDTKDLSDDTKGKLKAAIEAFVKTFA
- a CDS encoding M48 family metalloprotease, translated to MRSSLAIALMLAASCPIVGEAAAPSGMSEADKRVGAASHADVVRQYGGAMTGPAADMLTRVGRRVAVEARLSRTGDDFTVTLLDTPEFQALATMGGYIYATRGLLALMNDEAELAAVLGHEVGHVAKRHVRLGQQRQTMSNIFAISMRIVGGAPVGQLAGKAMVDLNLGFARGDEYVADDLGVRYLAAAGYDPAAAADAFGAMQRYQDSMARFSLRQPGEKTPKGDHPETAARVARARQEAAKTGKQGQGERNRAAYLAAIDGLAYGTKAEEGFFDGHEFKLPQQRMAFTIPPDTLVTTSERGVSITARGSQAQFSEQWLEGPFSGAPDEVLSRAGAIQRFRIQSAKINGLEVRYAAGLGETPAGRPVDIDAIVYRDPIQRRIYSITTWAPEGAGLGPFAAMVESVRSIPAGERIDLRPPRLKIVTVQPGDTIERLAAQMAVPEDGLAQFLLINGLEPGAALTPGTSVKLLQR
- the atpD gene encoding F0F1 ATP synthase subunit beta, with protein sequence MATTTNNVGRISQVIGAVVDVTFESDLPAILSALETKNGDNRLVLEVAQHLGEKTVRTIAMDATEGLTRGQEVTDTGSQIRVPVGPKTLGRILNVVGEPIDERGPVGAETTAPIHADAPLFIDQSTETSILVTGIKVIDLLAPYAKGGKIGLFGGAGVGKTVLIQELINNIAKGHGGTSVFAGVGERTREGNDLYHEFLDAGVIAKDADGNPTPEGSKVALVFGQMNEPPGARARVALSGLTIAEYFRDVEGQDVLFFVDNIFRFTQAGSEVSALLGRIPSAVGYQPTLSTDMGALQERITSTNKGSITSVQAIYVPADDLTDPAPATSFAHLDATTVLSRAISELGIYPAVDPLDSTSRVLEPRVVGQEHYETARAVQETLQKYKSLQDIIAILGMDELSEEDKLTVQRARKIQRFLSQPFHVAEVFTGISGKFVSIEDTVKSFKAVVDGEYDHLPEAAFYMVGGIDEVVEKAKKLAAEAA
- a CDS encoding F0F1 ATP synthase subunit delta, with the protein product MENSGGIQASLSGRYATALFDLARDEKAIDAVSASLQTLKGALTESEDFRRLTTSPLVSRETALKAVAAAAAALGVDPLTTKFLGVLAQNRRLGQLGAVIRAFGQLAAHHRGETTAEVTSAHPLSATQLKALKAKLKTQLARDVAVDVTVDPSILGGLIVKIGSRQIDGSIRSKLNSLAIAMKG
- a CDS encoding acetyl-CoA carboxylase carboxyltransferase subunit alpha — its product is MVAYLEFEKPIAELQAKVAELRSTADAGSLDIESEVSKLEAKSEKLLRDTYGKLTPWQKTQVARHPERPHFKDYVAGFISDFVPLAGDRAFADDQAIMGGLGRLGDRRVVVIGHEKGNDTASRIRHNFGMAKPEGYRKAIRLMELADRFGLPVVSLVDTSGAFPGIQAEERGQAEAIARSTEACLALGVPMVAAIVGEGGSGGAIAVAAANKVLMFEHAVYSVISPEGCASILWRTGDRAADAAEAMKVTAADLEKLGVVDRVVPEPIGGAHRDPAAAIAALGAAIGQELDKLAGKKPAALRAARREKFLAIG
- a CDS encoding Hsp20 family protein; the protein is MRSTLDFAPLLRSSIGFENLNRLVDFARGDSDAYPPYNIEKTGDGAYRIQMALAGFTRDEIDVTVQDNMLIIIGRAGEPAEDGKREFLHRGIAKRAFERRFQLADTIKVTSAGYENGLLNVELVREIPEHKKPRRIAIDGVEPSAVIDAEPSKAAA
- a CDS encoding F0F1 ATP synthase subunit gamma — protein: MPSLKSLKVRITSVKSTQKITKAMKMVAAAKLRRAQQAAEAGRPYAERLNAVMASLASKVTIGPQSPKLLAGTGSDQVHLLVVATSERGLAGAFNTNIVRLARKTADALIAEGKTVKFYLIGKKGRAVIARLYPGKIVHQVDQSHIKNVAFSDAHEVSEDLIARYAAGEFDVAHLFFARFQSALVQEPTELQIIPVPLTPNEGAAAQGASAAVEYEPDEEAILTELLPRNVAIQLFRAMLENAASEQGSRMTAMDNATRNAGDMINRLTIQYNRTRQAAITTELVEIISGAEAL